One Dama dama isolate Ldn47 chromosome 18, ASM3311817v1, whole genome shotgun sequence DNA window includes the following coding sequences:
- the INHBA gene encoding inhibin beta A chain — MPLLWLRGFLLASCWIIVRSSPTPGSEGHSAAPDCPSCALATLPKDVPNSQPEMVEAVKKHILNMLHLKKRPDVTQPVPKAALLNAIRKLHVGKVGENGYVEIEDDIGRRAEMNELMEQTSEIITFAESGTARKTLHFEISKEGSDLSVVERAEIWLFLKVPKANRTRSKVTIRLFQQQKHLQGSLDAGEEAEEVGLKGEKSEMLISEKVVDARKSTWHIFPVSSCIQRLLDQGKSSLDIRIACEQCQETGASLVLLGKKKKKEEEGEGKKRDGEGGVGGDEEKEQSHRPFLMLQARQSEDHPHRRRRRGLECDGKVNICCKKQFFVSFKDIGWNDWIIAPSGYHANYCEGECPSHIAGTSGSSLSFHSTVINHYRMRGHSPFANLKSCCVPTKLRPMSMLYYDDGQNIIKKDIQNMIVEECGCS, encoded by the exons ATGCCCTTGCTCTGGCTGAGAGGATTTTTGTTGGCGAGTTGCTGGATTATAGTGAGGAGTTCCCCCACCCCGGGATCCGAGGGGCACAGCGCGGCCCCAGACTGCCCGTCCTGCGCGCTGGCCACCCTCCCAAAGGATGTACCCAACTCTCAGCCGGAGATGGTGGAGGCCGTCAAGAAGCACATTTTAAACATGCTGCACTTGAAGAAGAGACCCGATGTCACCCAGCCGGTACCCAAGGCGGCGCTTCTGAACGCGATCAGAAAGCTTCATGTGGGAAAAGTGGGGGAGAACGGGTACGTGGAGATAGAGGACGACATCGGACGGAGGGCAGAAATGAATGAACTTATGGAGCAGACCTCGGAGATCATCACGTTCGCGGAATCAG GCACAGCCAGGAAGACGCTGCACTTTGAGATTTCCAAAGAAGGCAGTGACCTGTCCGTGGTGGAGCGCGCAGAAATCTGGCTCTTCCTGAAGGTTCCCAAGGCCAACAGGACCCGGAGCAAAGTCACCATCCGTCTCTTTCAACAGCAGAAGCACCTGCAGGGCAGCTTGGATgcaggggaggaggctgaggaagTGGGCTTGAAGGGGGAGAAGAGTGAAATGTTGATATCGGAGAAGGTGGTGGATGCTCGGAAGAGCACCTGGCACATCTTCCCCGTCTCCAGCTGCATCCAGCGGTTGCTGGACCAGGGCAAGAGCTCCCTGGACATACGGATTGCCTGTGAGCAGTGTCAGGAGACCGGCGCAAGCCTGGTGCTCCTgggcaagaagaagaagaaagaagaggagggggaagggaagaagagggatggagaaggaggggtgggaggggacgAGGAGAAGGAGCAGTCGCACAGACCTTTCCTCATGCTGCAGGCCCGCCAGTCTGAAGACCACCCTCACCGGCGCCGGCGGCGGGGCTTGGAGTGTGACGGCAAGGTCAACATCTGCTGTAAGAAACAGTTCTTTGTTAGTTTCAAGGACATTGGCTGGAATGACTGGATCATCGCTCCCTCGGGCTACCACGCCAACTACTGTGAGGGTGAGTGCCCCAGCCACATCGCAGGCACGTCGGGCTCATCCCTCTCCTTTCACTCGACAGTCATCAACCACTACCGCATGCGGGGTCACAGCCCCTTCGCCAACCTCAAGTCGTGCTGTGTGCCCACCAAGCTGAGACCCATGTCCATGTTGTACTATGATGATGGGCAGAACATCATCAAGAAGGACATCCAGAACATGATCGTGGAGGAGTGTGGTTGCTCATAG